The Primulina eburnea isolate SZY01 chromosome 18, ASM2296580v1, whole genome shotgun sequence genome segment CCTGAACAGATATCATTTAGTCTCACCTTAAGAGTTGGGTTCACCTTCTCATTGCAGAAAACATTTAATTTTTCAGGAGATCAAATCCTATGCTGGTAGTTTAGAAACTATTGTTTTTCCTCGACCATGAGATTTTAGGGAAAAAGGCAGCACAAAACTTCATCACTTCGAACCTGGAACTTAAGAAACCAGCATATATACTTCTTTAGTTCTATACATAATCCAGCAAACATAATgatgtatatataaatttttctaATCATGTACTAGCATTGAAAATAATGACAGACGCTTTTTGATTTAGATAACAGTTGCATGAATCTTCAGTGCAAAAGTGAAGCTACATAGTGAATTCCTTAGTAAATTTTTCGGTGAAAAGAACATGCACTGTTCTGAGGTGGTCTTTATTTTCAGCTGGAAATATTCTGAGTGATTAAATGGATGAAATGGATCTGAAGCAAGATAATTCATTTATTTAACTGAGCTGGTCTCTGTGGGGCTTGTATATTTAGACACATAATGGACGGTGTTCCTGCCTGGAAATATTTTTGGAATAATTTTCCAATTATGTTCCATGTCTTAAAGTATGTGCTTTTCTAACTCAACTACATGTGTTATTCTTTCCCTTTATAGTTCTGAGTAGTAACTATATTTGTCATTAGGTTACTGGAAGTGAAAATGAAGCTGCACATGCTCAACATTCCTCCCTCATTGTTCTTGCCCGACAGTTTTTTGTCGCTATGGTGGTATTAGATACCTGGCAATATTTCATGCACCGTTACATGCACCACAACAAGTTCTTGTACCGGCATATCCATTCTCAGCATCACCGGCTTGTTGTCCCCTATGCTTTTGGAGCTTTGTACAACCACCCTTTGGAGGGTCTTCTCCTTGACACAATTGGCGGAGCTTTGTCATTCCTGGTCTCAGGCATGTCTCCTCGAGCTTCCATCTTCTTCTTTTCCTTCGCTACCATCAAAACAGTTGATGATCATTGTGGGCTATGGCTACCCGGAAATCTGTTCCACATTTTCTTTAGAAACAACTCTGCCTATCATGATATTCACCATCAGCTATATGG includes the following:
- the LOC140819778 gene encoding sphinganine C4-monooxygenase 1-like, producing the protein MEIMKGWDVSDEILGTFVPIIVYWVYSGIYIGLGFLDDYRLHTRKDEDEKNLASKKDVFKGVLLQQAVQAVVATVLFAVTGSENEAAHAQHSSLIVLARQFFVAMVVLDTWQYFMHRYMHHNKFLYRHIHSQHHRLVVPYAFGALYNHPLEGLLLDTIGGALSFLVSGMSPRASIFFFSFATIKTVDDHCGLWLPGNLFHIFFRNNSAYHDIHHQLYGNKCNFSQPFFVTWDRILGTYMPYSLVKRSAGGFEAQPIKVVKEN